One genomic segment of Dehalogenimonas alkenigignens includes these proteins:
- a CDS encoding DUF3303 family protein: MKYLVTGHQVIPGAGHSDQVNYLRAAKAWVKRHQDDGLLEAAFSFSDGGGMFIMNASSHADLMRLMLTFPLAPMTQWQVKPLMDFEESSDIIIETLKPFS, from the coding sequence ATGAAATATCTCGTCACCGGCCACCAGGTCATCCCCGGCGCCGGCCACTCGGATCAGGTCAATTATCTCCGCGCCGCCAAAGCCTGGGTCAAACGCCATCAGGATGACGGCCTTCTGGAAGCCGCCTTCAGCTTTTCCGACGGCGGCGGCATGTTTATCATGAACGCGTCAAGTCATGCTGACCTGATGCGCCTGATGCTGACCTTTCCCCTGGCGCCGATGACCCAGTGGCAGGTCAAGCCGCTGATGGACTTCGAGGAATCCTCGGACATCATCATCGAGACGCTCAAGCCGTTCTCCTAG
- a CDS encoding methylated-DNA--[protein]-cysteine S-methyltransferase, with protein MKPTSHHRKYGLVETGAGWVGIEVTEKGVKRLTLPAEGRQAALAELGVEEKDLTLESGGGGLADRLKHFFMGEPVVFKEGLDLTGATEFQQQVYRAACGIPFGETKSYGELAAAIGKPGAARAVGQALGANPLPILIPCHRVVAADGGLGGFSGGVETKQQLLEMEKKGKK; from the coding sequence ATGAAACCAACCTCACACCATCGCAAATACGGCCTGGTCGAGACCGGCGCCGGCTGGGTCGGCATCGAGGTCACCGAAAAAGGCGTCAAGCGGCTGACGCTGCCGGCCGAAGGCCGCCAGGCGGCTCTGGCTGAACTGGGCGTCGAGGAAAAGGACCTGACGCTTGAATCCGGCGGCGGCGGCCTGGCTGACCGGCTGAAGCACTTCTTCATGGGCGAACCGGTGGTGTTCAAGGAAGGCCTCGACCTGACCGGAGCCACCGAGTTCCAGCAGCAGGTCTACCGCGCCGCCTGCGGCATCCCCTTCGGCGAGACAAAGAGCTACGGCGAACTGGCGGCGGCCATCGGCAAACCGGGCGCCGCCCGCGCCGTCGGCCAGGCGCTGGGGGCCAACCCGCTGCCCATCCTCATCCCCTGCCACCGGGTGGTGGCGGCGGATGGCGGGCTGGGCGGCTTTTCCGGCGGCGTCGAGACCAAGCAGCAGCTGCTGGAGATGGAGAAGAAGGGCAAGAAGTAG
- a CDS encoding ABC transporter ATP-binding protein — MNDILTASGIVAGYGDVHIVNGVSLRLENGGNVAIIGPNGSGKSTLLKSLLGFARLFEGRIVFDSLDITGLSSDRTITMGLGYVPQTDNVFRNLTVQENLEMGAFVRRDGGIKSDIARMYQLFPELERRKKFYAGSLSGGERQMLAIARAMMANPRVLLLDEPLASLSHKAAEGILEKLRLINEQGTALITIEQDTRRILGFARRAYVLVGGRLALEGEAATILENEEARKRYLGLSG; from the coding sequence ATGAACGACATCCTGACCGCGTCCGGGATCGTCGCCGGCTACGGCGATGTCCATATCGTCAACGGGGTATCGCTTCGTCTCGAGAACGGCGGCAACGTCGCCATCATCGGACCCAACGGCTCGGGCAAATCGACGCTGCTGAAAAGCCTGCTCGGCTTTGCCCGCCTGTTCGAAGGTCGCATCGTTTTCGACAGCCTGGATATTACCGGCCTGTCGTCCGACCGCACCATCACCATGGGCCTGGGCTACGTGCCGCAGACCGACAACGTCTTCCGCAACCTGACCGTGCAGGAGAACCTGGAGATGGGCGCCTTCGTCCGCCGCGACGGCGGCATCAAGTCAGACATCGCCCGGATGTACCAGCTTTTCCCGGAACTGGAGCGGCGCAAGAAATTCTACGCCGGTTCGCTTTCCGGCGGCGAGCGGCAGATGCTGGCTATCGCCCGGGCGATGATGGCCAATCCGCGGGTGCTGCTGCTGGACGAACCGCTGGCCTCGCTGTCCCATAAAGCGGCGGAGGGCATTCTGGAGAAGCTGCGCTTGATCAACGAACAGGGTACGGCGCTGATCACCATCGAGCAGGACACCCGCCGCATCCTGGGCTTCGCCCGGCGCGCCTACGTTCTGGTCGGCGGGCGCCTGGCTCTGGAAGGCGAAGCGGCGACCATCCTGGAGAACGAGGAGGCGCGCAAGCGCTACCTGGGCTTGAGCGGCTGA
- a CDS encoding branched-chain amino acid ABC transporter permease yields the protein MNWAQILFNSAVTGSLYLISAVALTLVYGLAKFPNFAHAEIMSLGGFIGFWVTEQLGAPLPVAFAAAFLVAGIVGYLSYRGIFKPLTDRGASLIHLMVASMALGFILRHTIGEIWGFSPLTLSIVWPAYDIGPLRVTLNWIILIITAVAVGIGLHFMLTRTRIGKAIRATASNPRLALSSGINTTRVLVITWFVSAGLAGVAGLFRGVETRLSPYLGWDILLPTFAVAMLGGIGSFYGAMAAALIIGLAENVGVVLLAEAGLSTEYRMAIPFIILIAVLIFRPQGLAKAFKGN from the coding sequence TTGAACTGGGCACAGATTCTATTTAATTCGGCGGTTACCGGCAGCCTGTACCTCATCTCAGCCGTAGCGCTGACGCTGGTGTACGGCCTGGCCAAGTTTCCAAACTTCGCTCACGCCGAGATCATGTCGCTGGGCGGCTTTATCGGCTTCTGGGTGACGGAACAGCTCGGCGCGCCGCTGCCAGTGGCTTTCGCGGCGGCCTTTCTGGTCGCGGGCATCGTCGGCTACCTGTCCTACCGCGGCATTTTCAAGCCGCTGACCGACCGGGGCGCCAGCCTGATCCACCTGATGGTGGCTTCCATGGCTTTAGGCTTTATCCTGCGCCACACCATCGGCGAGATCTGGGGCTTTTCGCCGCTGACCCTGTCCATCGTCTGGCCGGCATATGATATCGGCCCGCTCCGGGTAACCCTGAACTGGATTATCCTGATCATCACCGCCGTCGCCGTCGGTATCGGGCTGCATTTCATGCTGACCCGCACCCGCATCGGCAAAGCCATCCGCGCCACCGCCTCCAACCCCCGCCTGGCCTTATCGTCAGGTATCAACACCACCCGTGTCCTCGTAATCACCTGGTTCGTCTCCGCCGGCCTGGCCGGAGTGGCCGGGCTGTTCCGCGGCGTGGAGACGAGGCTGTCGCCGTACCTCGGCTGGGACATCCTGCTGCCGACTTTCGCTGTGGCCATGCTCGGCGGCATCGGCAGTTTTTACGGCGCCATGGCGGCGGCTCTCATCATCGGCCTGGCGGAGAACGTCGGCGTGGTGCTGCTGGCCGAGGCCGGACTATCCACCGAATACCGCATGGCCATCCCGTTCATCATTCTGATCGCCGTCCTTATTTTCAGGCCTCAGGGCCTGGCCAAGGCTTTCAAGGGCAATTAG
- a CDS encoding endonuclease/exonuclease/phosphatase family protein, producing the protein MRNSSTDRVSVSNDSAALRDPQPLIFGGIIMLSVVFGLQAIRVLLPTLIWYVGNHLHRSSIESGLIGLATFILAFAAVPLLRAKNRLPILAAVAASIGVTRVLMQLWDEPSLNLVFSIAGSALFVTFLPVAFGYLHLRFESAPRIFVIGVLSGFLLDTLISGVFLSYDIAWQLSVGPVLMSLALLALLLGLLSAAVIHQFRYIRTNDEASWPGGLGWIAVGPFLFLQLEIFQNVPRIAAASGWPLPNAFLISAISQVLAIALILFVMRFAISLRWPLAAASSLLLAVISWLLLRDSASFPAVAYGLLFFFGQIILNFLFALAVAGITRNRAGIGIANGVGMILFVALFFGFYATFDMSLPYPNELLGPAAAMMIGAGALASSLSIVSMPKSSPSIWRVPAALAVLLTIPLVSVAAWQTPSPAEGHGFPIKIMNYNLASGFSRGGDLNLENIALVIEESHADIVALQEVSRGWLISGRVDMLTWLSQRLDMPYVSGPTMPLWGNAILSKYPIISYANYDLQPRTLNLLRGFTRATIDIGGNQRLDVITTHLHQINEDSAIRLEQVENIIQVWNHAPRTVFLGDLNADPEDPEMELLRQAGFIDCAAFVSASPATTTVDQRRLDYIWISPDLKVTEVSVPFTPASDHLPVIASISSR; encoded by the coding sequence GTGAGAAATAGTTCGACTGACCGGGTTTCGGTTTCTAACGATTCCGCCGCATTAAGGGACCCTCAACCGCTGATTTTCGGCGGTATTATAATGCTCTCCGTTGTATTCGGTCTCCAGGCGATCCGGGTACTCTTGCCAACGCTGATCTGGTACGTCGGCAACCACCTGCACCGCAGTTCCATCGAATCAGGTTTGATTGGGCTGGCAACTTTTATCCTGGCCTTCGCCGCCGTTCCGTTGCTGCGCGCCAAGAACCGTCTGCCGATACTGGCCGCCGTGGCGGCCAGTATCGGCGTCACCCGGGTTTTGATGCAACTATGGGATGAGCCTTCACTCAATTTGGTATTTTCTATCGCAGGTTCGGCTCTGTTCGTGACCTTTCTCCCCGTCGCATTCGGTTACCTTCACCTCCGTTTCGAATCCGCGCCGCGCATTTTCGTCATCGGGGTGCTCTCGGGTTTTCTTCTGGATACTCTTATTAGCGGTGTTTTCCTGTCATACGATATCGCTTGGCAATTGAGCGTCGGCCCGGTTCTGATGTCGTTGGCGCTGCTGGCGCTGCTGCTGGGTTTACTGTCTGCCGCGGTAATCCATCAGTTTCGGTATATACGGACAAACGATGAGGCTTCCTGGCCCGGCGGCCTCGGCTGGATCGCTGTCGGTCCCTTTCTCTTTCTGCAGCTGGAAATATTCCAGAATGTGCCCCGGATTGCCGCTGCTTCCGGTTGGCCTTTGCCGAACGCATTTTTGATCTCAGCCATAAGCCAGGTCCTGGCCATTGCGTTAATCCTTTTCGTCATGCGATTCGCCATCTCCTTGCGGTGGCCGCTGGCCGCTGCCTCAAGCCTGCTGCTTGCCGTCATCTCCTGGCTGCTGCTGCGTGACAGTGCTTCGTTTCCGGCAGTCGCTTACGGACTGTTGTTTTTCTTCGGCCAAATCATCCTTAATTTCCTGTTTGCCCTGGCCGTTGCCGGCATCACCCGCAACCGCGCAGGCATCGGGATAGCCAACGGAGTCGGCATGATTCTGTTTGTGGCTCTCTTCTTCGGCTTCTACGCCACCTTCGACATGAGCCTGCCGTATCCAAATGAGCTGTTAGGCCCGGCTGCGGCTATGATGATCGGAGCAGGCGCTCTGGCTTCTTCACTTTCCATTGTCAGTATGCCAAAGTCTTCCCCTTCGATCTGGAGAGTCCCTGCCGCTCTGGCTGTGTTGTTAACTATCCCTTTGGTTTCAGTCGCCGCCTGGCAAACCCCGTCCCCGGCGGAGGGACACGGTTTCCCGATCAAAATCATGAACTACAATCTGGCCTCCGGCTTCAGCCGCGGCGGCGACCTTAACCTGGAGAATATAGCCTTGGTAATCGAGGAAAGCCATGCCGACATCGTCGCCCTCCAGGAGGTGTCCCGCGGCTGGCTGATCAGCGGGCGGGTTGATATGCTGACCTGGCTTTCTCAGCGTCTGGATATGCCTTACGTTTCGGGACCGACAATGCCGTTGTGGGGCAACGCCATATTGAGCAAATACCCTATCATCAGTTATGCCAATTACGACCTGCAGCCGCGCACTCTCAATCTGCTCCGGGGGTTCACAAGGGCAACCATCGACATTGGCGGCAACCAGCGGCTTGATGTCATTACCACCCACCTCCACCAGATTAACGAGGACTCGGCAATCCGCCTGGAACAGGTGGAAAATATCATCCAGGTTTGGAACCACGCTCCCCGGACAGTCTTCCTGGGAGACCTTAACGCCGACCCGGAAGATCCGGAGATGGAGTTGTTGAGGCAGGCCGGGTTTATCGATTGCGCCGCCTTTGTATCAGCCTCTCCCGCCACCACCACCGTTGACCAGCGGCGGTTGGACTATATCTGGATTTCGCCCGACCTGAAAGTAACCGAAGTGTCGGTGCCCTTCACTCCGGCATCGGACCACCTGCCGGTTATCGCTTCAATCTCCAGCCGTTGA
- a CDS encoding ComF family protein, with protein MFGRLLGSRDRLLDVFFPRYCLGCGREGAYFCARCRETLPFQAAPFCPACGKSLDHHPDCDLLAPELRELRSVFRFEGPLKKAVHQLKYNNLRDIAGVLGAFMADFLKSNSIAGDALVPVPLHRSRLRERGYNQSELLAVAVHRLTGLPVFVDALKKIRPTPPQADSASIEERRRAVVDAFRCYNTLKGRRVILIDDVATSGATLSACAAAAAAAGAAEVRALTLAREI; from the coding sequence ATGTTCGGCCGTCTTCTGGGCAGCCGCGACCGGCTGCTGGACGTGTTCTTCCCGCGCTACTGTCTCGGCTGCGGCCGGGAAGGCGCCTATTTTTGCGCCCGCTGCCGGGAGACGCTGCCTTTCCAGGCGGCGCCCTTCTGCCCCGCCTGCGGCAAGAGCCTGGACCATCACCCTGACTGCGACCTGCTGGCTCCCGAACTCCGGGAACTGCGGTCGGTCTTCCGGTTCGAAGGGCCGCTCAAAAAGGCGGTTCACCAGCTCAAGTACAACAACCTCCGGGACATCGCCGGGGTGCTTGGCGCCTTCATGGCCGATTTCCTCAAGTCCAATTCGATCGCCGGCGACGCCCTGGTGCCGGTGCCATTGCACCGGTCCCGCCTCCGGGAGCGCGGCTACAACCAGTCCGAACTGCTGGCCGTGGCCGTCCACCGCCTGACCGGCCTGCCGGTTTTTGTCGACGCTTTAAAGAAGATCCGCCCCACGCCGCCGCAGGCTGACAGCGCCTCCATAGAAGAGCGCCGCCGTGCGGTGGTTGACGCCTTCCGGTGTTATAATACGCTCAAAGGCCGCCGCGTCATCCTCATTGACGACGTGGCGACATCGGGGGCGACCCTTTCCGCCTGCGCCGCGGCCGCCGCCGCCGCCGGCGCCGCCGAGGTGAGGGCGCTGACCCTGGCCCGGGAAATTTAA
- a CDS encoding FmdB family zinc ribbon protein has translation MPIYEYRCMDCRKKFDLLRPMSQSTEPAECPTCKGQARRIASTFMAKGSGGQSIGGGGGCSSCSSSSCGSCH, from the coding sequence ATGCCTATCTACGAATACCGCTGTATGGACTGCCGCAAGAAGTTTGACCTGCTCCGCCCGATGAGCCAGTCGACAGAACCCGCCGAATGCCCCACCTGCAAAGGCCAGGCCAGGCGCATCGCCTCCACCTTCATGGCTAAAGGCTCCGGCGGCCAGAGTATCGGCGGCGGCGGCGGCTGCTCCAGCTGTTCTTCTTCCTCCTGCGGCTCCTGCCATTAG
- a CDS encoding branched-chain amino acid ABC transporter permease, whose amino-acid sequence MDPILIYGLNALVYIGIFAIVALSLNAEYGYTGLASFGKVAYFMIGAYSFALLVQAGVPWPLAMLLSAGIASLFGLLVSLPAIRLREDYLAIVTLTFGEILRIFIKAEDWLANGVWGMNIAPSFAAGNFSLGLLLNLALVAGILAACFFFMQLLANSPFGRIMRALREDEIAADAIGKNRIKYKAQVFMIGSAMAGLGGALFANFVGYISPESFLPIITFTIWMMVILGGPGSNIGVIVGAAAVQLFERGTIILKDYVDLPVDPTNLQNILFGLIIIVILMYRPSGLFKESKINTLGTRRAMRWLNPSSK is encoded by the coding sequence ATGGATCCGATACTGATATACGGCCTGAACGCGCTGGTTTACATCGGCATTTTTGCCATCGTCGCCCTGTCGCTCAACGCTGAATACGGCTACACCGGGCTGGCCAGCTTCGGCAAGGTGGCGTATTTCATGATCGGCGCCTACAGCTTCGCCCTGCTGGTCCAGGCCGGAGTGCCCTGGCCGCTGGCGATGCTGCTGTCCGCCGGCATCGCCTCACTCTTCGGCCTGCTGGTGTCCCTGCCGGCTATCCGCCTCCGCGAAGACTACCTGGCTATCGTCACCCTCACCTTCGGCGAGATCCTGCGCATTTTCATCAAGGCCGAAGACTGGCTGGCCAACGGCGTCTGGGGGATGAACATCGCGCCGTCCTTCGCCGCGGGCAATTTCTCGCTCGGGCTGCTGCTCAACCTGGCCCTGGTCGCGGGGATTTTAGCGGCGTGCTTCTTCTTCATGCAGCTGCTGGCCAACTCGCCCTTCGGGCGCATTATGCGCGCCCTCCGGGAGGACGAGATCGCCGCCGACGCCATCGGCAAGAACCGCATCAAATACAAGGCCCAGGTGTTCATGATCGGCTCGGCCATGGCCGGCCTGGGCGGGGCGCTGTTCGCCAATTTCGTCGGCTATATCTCGCCGGAGTCCTTCCTGCCGATCATCACCTTCACCATCTGGATGATGGTCATTCTGGGCGGCCCCGGTTCCAATATCGGCGTCATCGTCGGGGCGGCGGCGGTGCAGCTTTTCGAGCGGGGCACCATCATCCTGAAGGACTATGTCGACCTGCCGGTCGACCCCACCAATCTGCAAAACATCCTGTTTGGCTTGATTATCATCGTCATCCTGATGTACCGCCCCAGCGGTTTGTTCAAGGAGAGCAAGATCAATACGCTCGGCACGAGGAGGGCCATGCGGTGGCTGAACCCCTCTTCAAAATAA
- a CDS encoding ABC transporter ATP-binding protein, producing MAEPLLKVENLVKNYGGLCAVDGASLEVGRGRFVGLVGPNGCGKTTLLSSIYGLRPSDGGRVTFAGRHIEKMAPHQIFDLGMGNAFQFPRLFPKMTVLDNMIIAARNQPGDHLWNSLLRRGKWHQDEERLAIRAMQLLELLNLSHLTFAKAGEMSGGQQKLLEIGRSLMAEPELLLLDEPAAGVNPVLGRQIFAELDKLKREKDMSFLIIEHRLELLISYTDWVYVMDRGKIVLQGEPEKVINDPIFFEVYIGASAAGGAR from the coding sequence GTGGCTGAACCGCTTCTCAAAGTTGAGAACCTGGTTAAAAACTACGGCGGGTTGTGCGCCGTGGACGGGGCCTCGCTGGAGGTCGGCCGAGGCCGGTTCGTCGGTCTGGTCGGCCCCAACGGCTGCGGCAAGACGACGCTCCTGTCCTCGATTTACGGCCTGCGGCCTTCGGACGGCGGGCGCGTCACTTTCGCCGGCCGCCATATCGAAAAAATGGCGCCCCACCAGATATTCGACCTGGGGATGGGCAACGCTTTCCAGTTCCCCAGGCTGTTCCCGAAGATGACGGTTCTGGACAATATGATCATCGCCGCCCGCAACCAGCCGGGCGACCACCTGTGGAACTCGCTCCTCCGGCGGGGCAAGTGGCACCAGGACGAGGAACGGCTGGCCATCCGCGCCATGCAGCTTTTAGAGCTACTAAACCTGTCGCACCTGACTTTCGCCAAGGCCGGGGAAATGTCCGGCGGCCAGCAAAAACTGCTGGAGATCGGCCGGTCGCTCATGGCCGAGCCGGAGCTGCTGCTGCTGGACGAACCGGCGGCCGGCGTCAATCCGGTGCTGGGCAGGCAGATCTTTGCCGAGCTGGACAAGCTTAAGCGTGAAAAGGACATGAGTTTCCTCATCATCGAGCACCGGCTGGAGCTGCTCATCTCCTATACCGACTGGGTTTACGTTATGGACCGCGGCAAAATCGTCCTCCAGGGCGAGCCGGAGAAGGTCATCAACGACCCCATCTTCTTTGAGGTCTATATCGGCGCCTCAGCCGCCGGAGGCGCCAGATGA
- a CDS encoding ABC transporter substrate-binding protein, which yields MLKRLLVLVLSLVMVFTFAACGDDSTTNPTGTTSKPDVNLGAVMDLTGALSGIGSSLADGIRLAVKQANAAGGIDGARINLIVEDGKTDPTAGFEAVKKLGTVNGCKVIIGPMISGAVLASGEWAAQNKVLLISPSATSPAITNQAWRQYFIRTAPSDTLQGKAMAQLVIDAGYKNVAIVVQNTQYGVGIADTVTGLLAGKATVVSTVKYDPTKLDYLSDLQAVKSKNPDVVIHAGYEDDAVIIFKQAAQVGLDSAKWITSEGVKVDKTIADAQAAAFMAKVVTGTNPVAPAGLALAATYAAQYKAEYNRDPGTYNDTVYDATKLAIAAMQNVGTTDAAKISAEILRLGKNYAGVSGTITFDQYGDRTTATFEQWKVVQSGATYKYEQIKLINQ from the coding sequence ATGCTCAAAAGGTTACTCGTCCTGGTCCTGTCGCTGGTGATGGTATTCACCTTCGCCGCCTGCGGCGATGACAGCACCACCAATCCCACCGGCACCACCTCCAAACCGGATGTCAATCTGGGGGCGGTCATGGACCTGACCGGCGCGCTGTCCGGCATCGGCTCCTCACTGGCCGACGGCATCCGCCTGGCGGTCAAACAGGCTAACGCCGCCGGAGGCATCGACGGCGCCAGGATCAATCTCATCGTTGAAGACGGCAAGACCGATCCCACCGCCGGATTCGAAGCGGTCAAGAAATTGGGCACGGTCAACGGCTGCAAGGTCATCATCGGCCCCATGATCTCCGGCGCGGTGCTGGCCTCCGGCGAATGGGCTGCCCAGAACAAGGTCCTCCTGATCTCGCCCTCGGCCACCTCACCGGCCATCACCAATCAGGCCTGGCGCCAGTACTTCATCCGCACCGCCCCTTCCGACACCCTCCAGGGCAAAGCCATGGCCCAGCTGGTGATTGACGCCGGCTACAAGAACGTGGCCATCGTCGTCCAGAACACCCAGTACGGCGTCGGCATCGCCGATACAGTTACCGGCCTGCTGGCGGGCAAAGCGACGGTCGTCAGCACCGTCAAATATGACCCGACCAAACTGGATTACCTCTCCGACCTCCAGGCGGTGAAATCCAAGAACCCGGACGTGGTCATCCACGCCGGCTACGAGGATGACGCCGTCATCATCTTCAAGCAGGCCGCTCAGGTCGGCCTGGATTCCGCCAAGTGGATCACCTCCGAAGGCGTCAAGGTCGATAAAACCATCGCCGACGCCCAGGCCGCGGCCTTCATGGCCAAGGTGGTCACCGGCACCAACCCGGTAGCTCCGGCCGGCCTGGCCCTGGCCGCCACCTACGCCGCCCAGTACAAGGCGGAATACAACCGCGACCCCGGCACCTACAACGACACCGTGTATGACGCCACCAAACTGGCCATCGCCGCCATGCAGAACGTCGGCACGACCGATGCCGCCAAGATCTCCGCCGAGATCCTGCGGCTGGGCAAGAACTACGCCGGCGTCTCCGGCACCATCACCTTCGACCAGTACGGCGACCGCACCACCGCGACCTTTGAACAGTGGAAGGTCGTCCAGAGCGGCGCCACCTATAAGTACGAGCAGATCAAGCTGATCAACCAGTAA
- a CDS encoding HPF/RaiA family ribosome-associated protein, producing METIITAKNLTLDEAARKQIERKFSKIGRHLPQARELRLDLFEESTKAAKDRFVARGFLDVLGPVMTSECRAANLITAVDQLVGVMERQAQDFKNKNQGFDRESQRFAPAGHPGTRPPPPPAPNGVAIDAERVRPEPMSLSQAVDSINDTKDDFLLFRNPGGGVNLLLRREEGGLKLIEIETG from the coding sequence ATGGAAACGATCATCACCGCCAAGAATCTGACCCTTGATGAGGCCGCCCGCAAGCAGATCGAGCGCAAGTTCAGCAAGATCGGCCGGCACCTGCCGCAGGCGCGGGAGCTGCGCCTTGACCTGTTCGAAGAATCCACCAAAGCGGCTAAAGACCGCTTTGTCGCCCGCGGCTTTCTGGACGTGCTGGGGCCGGTCATGACCTCGGAATGCCGCGCCGCCAACCTGATTACCGCCGTTGACCAGCTGGTAGGCGTCATGGAGCGCCAGGCCCAGGATTTCAAGAATAAGAACCAGGGTTTCGACCGGGAGAGCCAGCGCTTCGCCCCGGCCGGGCACCCCGGCACCAGGCCGCCACCGCCGCCAGCCCCAAACGGCGTCGCCATCGACGCCGAGCGCGTCAGGCCGGAGCCGATGAGCCTGTCGCAGGCTGTTGACAGCATCAACGACACCAAGGACGACTTCCTGCTGTTCCGCAATCCCGGCGGCGGCGTCAATCTGCTGCTCCGGCGCGAAGAAGGCGGCCTGAAATTGATCGAGATCGAAACCGGCTGA